One window of bacterium genomic DNA carries:
- a CDS encoding GDSL-type esterase/lipase family protein, producing MLTLTVLLLVLATVACAMPAHKGMPVEVAGDWQVKVGPGQVTLGGRQITLAEPVTVAIAPVAVVSVRDEETPRLPMYDEKTGPWRRGLHPKALLAQECVCTGLLVAGSLKVKAGPGAAQIFEPGKDVRVEEYWTGVGRVEGGPLGDSQKVWLDYDYVPCRLDSIVVDAAGQVKVVPGTPAPNMARPPTLAEGETAIARVWLQGPTAKLADINLYPIEPEAPVVAAPVADKLLPKTLAKLRNGQKVLIVAWGDSVTAGSGCGGQPQYWYQNRFGVELHERFPQSEVEVRTAGWGGRNSRTYMDQPRGAQFDFVRDVLEPKPDLVVIEFVNDSYLSGEALVKQYDEIVQKIGGNGSEIIFLTPHLVRPDWMKLDDPRVDDDPRPYVRDLRQYAADHSIALADGSARWCRLWRQGLPYIIYEANWINHPEAKGLQLFVDALMALFPEK from the coding sequence ATGCTGACACTCACAGTCCTCCTCCTCGTCCTGGCGACCGTGGCCTGCGCCATGCCCGCTCACAAGGGCATGCCCGTCGAGGTCGCTGGCGACTGGCAAGTCAAGGTTGGTCCCGGGCAAGTGACGCTCGGCGGCCGCCAGATCACGCTGGCCGAACCCGTTACCGTCGCCATCGCCCCTGTGGCCGTCGTCTCCGTGCGCGATGAGGAGACGCCGCGCCTGCCGATGTACGACGAGAAGACCGGCCCGTGGCGGCGCGGGCTGCACCCGAAGGCTCTGCTGGCCCAGGAGTGCGTGTGCACCGGGTTGCTCGTGGCGGGGAGCCTGAAGGTCAAAGCCGGGCCCGGCGCGGCGCAGATCTTCGAGCCCGGCAAGGACGTCCGCGTGGAGGAGTACTGGACGGGCGTTGGCCGCGTCGAGGGCGGCCCGCTTGGCGATAGCCAGAAGGTGTGGCTCGACTACGATTACGTCCCCTGCCGGCTCGACAGCATCGTCGTGGACGCGGCCGGCCAGGTGAAGGTCGTCCCCGGCACGCCCGCCCCGAACATGGCCCGGCCCCCGACCCTCGCCGAGGGCGAGACAGCCATCGCCCGCGTCTGGCTACAGGGCCCGACGGCCAAGCTGGCTGACATCAACCTGTACCCCATCGAGCCGGAGGCGCCGGTCGTCGCCGCCCCCGTCGCTGACAAGCTTCTGCCCAAGACGCTCGCTAAGCTACGCAACGGGCAGAAGGTGCTGATCGTCGCCTGGGGCGATAGCGTCACGGCCGGCTCGGGCTGCGGCGGCCAGCCGCAGTACTGGTACCAGAACCGCTTCGGCGTCGAGCTGCACGAGCGCTTTCCACAGTCCGAGGTCGAGGTCAGGACAGCCGGCTGGGGCGGGCGCAACAGCAGGACCTACATGGACCAGCCGCGCGGGGCGCAGTTCGACTTCGTCCGCGATGTGCTGGAGCCCAAGCCCGACCTCGTCGTCATCGAGTTCGTCAATGACTCGTATCTGAGCGGCGAGGCGCTGGTCAAGCAGTATGACGAGATTGTCCAGAAGATCGGCGGCAACGGCAGTGAGATCATCTTCCTGACGCCCCACCTGGTGCGGCCGGACTGGATGAAGCTCGACGACCCGCGCGTGGACGACGACCCCCGGCCATACGTCCGCGACCTGCGCCAGTACGCTGCCGACCACAGCATCGCGCTGGCCGACGGCTCGGCCCGCTGGTGCCGCCTGTGGCGCCAGGGCCTCCCGTACATCATCTACGAGGCGAACTGGATCAACCACCCGGAGGCGAAGGGGCTGCAGCTCTTCGTGGACGCGCTCATGGCGTTGTTCCCGGAGAAGTAG
- a CDS encoding DUF4091 domain-containing protein, with amino-acid sequence MLRIALPLLMLCAMTGALAQTPVVWVASPWQHVLKTTDPGTATRVTLTAAANEYEPFRIIVRAGAQALPDVNLTLPALRGSKASIPATRLMAYREHYLNVFEPSYRSKAPTGWYPDALIPFVDPLTGKELQGAKYDAAPYTIETNSNQGYWIDVYVPKGTPAGAYRGEVTVTSAGKALAKVPVTLTVRRFALPDTIAMESDFGSFGGVAKKLGLDPASPEFAAVQDQYIDFFLAHRCMPASLGNIWPTVKEDGTVDDSQTGERLRQLIEEKHVNSLRMPFPWGSGPEKCKATLRALAGYLRQKGWLKLAYIYLRDEPNNAEEYETVRQQGALIKEADPGIRRMCTEQTVSSNPAWGTLYGAVDVWCPLWGLFDEKTAAERQAAGETLWSYTALCQGKNPPFWQVDFAPVSFRAPFWISWRYGIQGFLYWSSVYWGPYEDVWSKPHFRDKYWGEGMLVYPGPEAGISGPAPSIRLKLIREAMEDYETMTLAAKQGHKTRVDAIVAGLTRSFEDWEQNPEAYMAAREEIAKLIH; translated from the coding sequence ATGCTCAGGATTGCTCTGCCGCTGCTGATGCTCTGCGCGATGACGGGCGCGCTCGCGCAGACGCCGGTCGTCTGGGTCGCTTCGCCGTGGCAGCACGTACTCAAGACCACTGACCCGGGCACCGCGACGCGGGTGACGCTGACGGCCGCGGCCAACGAGTACGAGCCCTTCCGGATCATTGTGCGCGCGGGGGCGCAGGCGCTGCCGGACGTGAACCTGACGCTCCCGGCCCTCCGCGGCAGCAAGGCCAGCATCCCGGCCACGAGGCTCATGGCCTACCGTGAGCACTACCTGAACGTCTTCGAGCCCAGCTACCGCTCCAAGGCGCCGACCGGCTGGTACCCGGATGCGCTGATCCCCTTCGTGGACCCGCTCACCGGGAAAGAGCTGCAAGGCGCCAAGTATGATGCCGCGCCCTACACCATCGAGACCAACAGCAACCAGGGCTACTGGATTGACGTGTATGTGCCGAAGGGCACGCCGGCGGGCGCCTACCGGGGCGAAGTGACCGTCACGTCGGCCGGCAAGGCCCTGGCGAAGGTCCCGGTCACGCTGACCGTGCGCCGCTTCGCGCTGCCGGACACCATCGCCATGGAGTCGGACTTCGGGAGCTTCGGCGGGGTGGCCAAGAAGCTCGGCCTGGACCCCGCCTCACCGGAGTTCGCCGCCGTGCAGGACCAGTACATTGACTTCTTCCTGGCACATCGCTGCATGCCCGCGAGCCTGGGCAACATCTGGCCCACGGTCAAGGAAGACGGGACGGTGGATGACAGCCAGACCGGGGAGCGGCTGCGCCAGCTCATCGAGGAGAAGCATGTCAACTCGCTCCGCATGCCCTTCCCATGGGGCAGCGGTCCCGAGAAGTGCAAGGCGACACTCAGGGCGCTGGCAGGCTATCTGCGCCAGAAGGGTTGGCTGAAGCTCGCGTACATCTACCTGCGCGACGAACCGAACAACGCCGAGGAGTACGAGACTGTGCGGCAGCAGGGGGCGCTGATCAAGGAGGCCGATCCGGGCATCCGCCGCATGTGCACCGAGCAGACCGTCTCCTCCAACCCGGCGTGGGGTACGTTGTATGGCGCGGTGGACGTCTGGTGCCCGCTGTGGGGCCTGTTCGATGAGAAGACCGCCGCGGAGCGCCAGGCCGCCGGCGAGACGCTGTGGAGCTACACGGCCCTGTGCCAGGGCAAGAACCCGCCGTTTTGGCAGGTGGACTTCGCCCCGGTCAGCTTCCGCGCCCCGTTCTGGATCAGTTGGCGCTATGGCATTCAGGGCTTCCTGTACTGGTCGAGCGTCTACTGGGGGCCGTATGAGGACGTGTGGAGCAAGCCGCATTTCCGCGACAAGTACTGGGGTGAGGGGATGCTGGTCTATCCCGGCCCGGAGGCAGGGATCAGCGGCCCGGCCCCCTCGATCCGCCTGAAGCTCATCCGCGAGGCGATGGAGGACTACGAGACCATGACACTCGCGGCCAAGCAGGGGCACAAGACGAGGGTGGATGCGATCGTGGCGGGCCTCACGCGCTCCTTCGAGGACTGGGAGCAGAACCCCGAGGCGTACATGGCGGCGCGGGAGGAGATCGCGAAGCTCATCCACTGA
- a CDS encoding beta-galactosidase has translation MNRLLAVALALLLVTPLFAYRMEPDFFQITEEYVSPHIAWAKPYAGGKVRALFIVPRYSVREVIELAERMDLDYQVVECLSQDDLGWTSGSGPYAPADGASYEETAADLGRKLQGDYDVIVAGMMTWDKLPREHLYTLMEKVRNGTGLVVGYHKFGRNKLVDRLFAKPLVGTTTPPSAAATTTPSTATTTPPSAGVSPAQAVLGGVPLAALPVLDQMKPEEILELRQFREGRLALLNYPGRPIYEFITPVLPDSDQTSWRELHYDYYQSLAIRAIQWAARKEPKVTLTAFGPGATSVEREALPKTPLKLSVQGAPGDLQATFTVRNLDNHVFLTATRPVKGGAAQAALPLLPAGKYFADVIVRLGSATANWASTAFEVTSALNIASLTLDKPAAKDGEVVTAEVKLSAPAPANTKVVLSAVDTYGREIVRQVAAVPVGRDALQLPFSLVAPVSEYARVTAYLAPAATGKQPIAEAAIARADADLYVPLQRSRGNYAHAVWSAASNYNSFMRALQMRQLDACGVDMHTNGPTKTPGQTWLQRHNVDNIPYATRYSYDGKELVRKPCLTDPKFLTGHLESLTKTGAELAPYGPRAYTLGDECFLARDAVDVCFSPSCTADLREWLKTQYPNVAALNASWGTSYQSMDEAEPITLADARKLNQPARWVDHRRHMEFVYARMMERARQAIRQGDPQAEVGFDGPFSTDSCSGNDWWQLMRAFTMCNVYFHQPTQWEFLRSFAKPNTLLGLWYGGYFEHRTEDEERMWPWKGILNGFNSMWWYAVQHGSRSVCPMDAITPSGTVYPAFRWASEEMKELRAGEGQALMAAKREDSGIGVHYSQASLHASTWDPSWGRLDGIWLQTFGALEDMGLQYTCYAYEQIEQRGIDPKRFPVFILPYSQALSPREAAALRTYVTEGGLLIADVRPGVCDQHGKPQSPGMLDDLFGVKRIAGKGVLKNQTGSVESNGKRLELTRLDVDEAVQVADGRAFGQAGETPLVITKTTGKGRAVLLNYGFAAPYSLRLSPEALPHWQVLCDLLATKGVKPPAFVVANGDPLRHVETVVFHGLATEYVAFLKYRNSAAEQPVTATVTMDRKQHTYDMRTGQYLGYVSEWQTQFTPARAKLFARLPYEVKGLTASARVTAGGPGRPAPGGQVGPTVDCAMQLVQTGSAGAQVIQVQVFGPDGQERREYGRNVWTKGSSQPKEDGTATCQIQFALNDPPGQWKIVARDTISHKTAAAMFKLP, from the coding sequence ATGAACCGCTTGCTCGCCGTCGCACTCGCCCTGCTGCTGGTCACGCCGCTCTTTGCGTATCGCATGGAGCCGGACTTCTTCCAGATCACCGAGGAGTACGTCTCCCCGCACATCGCGTGGGCCAAGCCCTACGCCGGCGGCAAGGTGCGCGCCCTGTTCATCGTGCCCCGCTACTCCGTGCGCGAGGTCATCGAGTTGGCCGAGCGCATGGACCTGGACTACCAGGTGGTCGAGTGCCTGTCGCAGGACGACCTCGGCTGGACGTCCGGCAGCGGCCCGTACGCCCCTGCCGACGGCGCCTCGTATGAGGAGACGGCGGCCGACCTCGGCCGCAAGCTCCAGGGCGACTACGACGTCATCGTGGCCGGGATGATGACCTGGGACAAGCTCCCCCGCGAGCATCTGTACACGCTCATGGAGAAGGTCCGCAACGGCACCGGGCTCGTGGTGGGCTACCACAAGTTCGGGCGCAACAAGCTCGTGGACCGGCTGTTCGCCAAGCCGCTCGTAGGCACCACCACACCGCCCAGTGCCGCCGCCACAACAACGCCCTCTACCGCGACGACAACACCGCCCAGTGCCGGCGTCTCGCCGGCCCAGGCGGTCCTCGGCGGCGTCCCCCTCGCGGCGCTCCCCGTCCTCGACCAGATGAAGCCCGAGGAGATCCTCGAACTCCGCCAGTTCCGCGAGGGGCGACTGGCCCTCCTCAACTACCCCGGCCGTCCCATCTACGAGTTCATCACCCCCGTGCTACCCGACTCCGACCAGACCTCGTGGCGGGAACTGCACTACGACTACTACCAGTCGCTGGCTATCCGCGCGATCCAGTGGGCAGCCAGGAAGGAGCCGAAGGTCACCCTCACGGCGTTCGGGCCCGGGGCGACCTCCGTCGAGCGTGAGGCGCTGCCGAAGACACCGCTGAAGCTGAGTGTGCAGGGGGCCCCCGGCGACCTGCAAGCCACGTTCACCGTCCGCAACCTGGACAACCATGTCTTCCTGACCGCGACACGGCCGGTGAAGGGCGGAGCGGCGCAGGCGGCCCTGCCGCTGCTGCCGGCCGGGAAGTACTTCGCCGATGTCATCGTCCGCCTGGGCAGTGCCACGGCCAACTGGGCCTCGACGGCCTTCGAGGTCACGTCGGCGCTCAACATCGCCTCCCTGACGCTCGACAAGCCTGCCGCGAAGGACGGGGAGGTCGTGACGGCGGAGGTCAAGCTCTCCGCGCCGGCGCCGGCGAATACGAAAGTCGTGCTCTCGGCGGTGGATACCTACGGCCGCGAGATCGTGCGCCAGGTAGCAGCCGTCCCCGTGGGCCGCGACGCGCTGCAACTGCCCTTCTCCCTGGTGGCCCCCGTCTCGGAGTATGCCCGCGTCACGGCCTACCTCGCACCCGCCGCCACCGGCAAGCAGCCGATCGCGGAGGCCGCCATCGCCCGGGCGGATGCCGACCTGTATGTGCCCCTGCAGCGCAGTCGGGGCAACTACGCCCATGCCGTGTGGAGCGCCGCCAGCAACTACAACTCCTTCATGCGCGCCCTTCAGATGCGTCAACTCGACGCCTGCGGCGTGGACATGCACACCAACGGGCCGACGAAGACGCCGGGGCAGACCTGGCTACAGCGGCACAACGTGGACAACATCCCCTACGCGACCCGCTACTCGTACGACGGCAAGGAACTGGTGCGCAAGCCGTGCCTGACCGACCCCAAGTTCCTCACGGGCCACCTGGAGAGCCTCACCAAGACCGGCGCGGAGCTGGCCCCGTACGGTCCGCGCGCCTATACGCTGGGCGATGAGTGCTTCCTGGCGCGCGACGCGGTGGACGTCTGCTTCTCGCCCTCGTGCACGGCCGATCTACGCGAGTGGCTCAAGACGCAGTACCCCAACGTGGCGGCCCTGAATGCCTCGTGGGGGACGAGCTATCAGAGCATGGACGAGGCCGAGCCGATCACGCTGGCGGACGCCCGTAAGCTCAACCAGCCGGCGCGGTGGGTGGACCATCGGCGGCACATGGAGTTCGTCTACGCGCGCATGATGGAGCGGGCCAGGCAGGCCATCCGCCAGGGCGACCCACAGGCCGAGGTTGGCTTCGACGGGCCCTTCTCCACTGACAGTTGCTCGGGCAACGATTGGTGGCAGCTCATGCGGGCCTTCACCATGTGCAACGTCTACTTCCACCAGCCGACCCAGTGGGAGTTCCTGCGTTCCTTCGCCAAGCCTAACACGCTCCTGGGCCTGTGGTATGGCGGCTACTTCGAGCACCGCACCGAGGACGAGGAGCGCATGTGGCCGTGGAAGGGCATCCTCAACGGCTTCAACAGCATGTGGTGGTATGCGGTGCAGCATGGCAGCCGGTCGGTCTGCCCGATGGATGCCATCACCCCCAGCGGCACCGTGTACCCCGCGTTCCGCTGGGCCAGCGAGGAGATGAAGGAACTGCGCGCCGGCGAGGGCCAGGCGCTCATGGCGGCCAAGCGCGAGGACAGCGGCATCGGCGTCCACTACTCGCAGGCGTCCCTGCACGCCTCGACCTGGGACCCATCGTGGGGGCGGCTGGACGGGATCTGGCTGCAGACCTTCGGCGCCCTCGAGGACATGGGGCTGCAGTACACGTGCTATGCCTACGAGCAGATCGAGCAGCGGGGGATTGACCCCAAGCGCTTCCCGGTCTTCATCCTGCCCTACTCGCAGGCCCTCTCGCCCCGCGAAGCGGCGGCCCTGCGCACGTACGTGACGGAAGGCGGCTTGCTCATCGCCGACGTCCGCCCGGGCGTGTGCGACCAGCACGGCAAGCCCCAGAGCCCCGGGATGCTCGATGACCTCTTCGGCGTCAAGCGCATCGCCGGCAAGGGCGTGCTCAAGAACCAGACCGGGTCCGTCGAGAGCAACGGCAAGCGTCTGGAGTTGACCCGCCTGGACGTGGATGAGGCGGTGCAGGTGGCCGACGGCAGGGCGTTCGGCCAGGCCGGAGAGACGCCCCTTGTCATCACGAAGACCACCGGGAAGGGCCGCGCGGTGCTGCTCAACTACGGCTTCGCAGCGCCCTACAGCCTGCGCCTGTCCCCGGAAGCGCTGCCCCACTGGCAGGTGCTGTGCGACCTGCTGGCCACCAAGGGCGTCAAGCCGCCGGCCTTCGTCGTGGCGAATGGCGACCCGCTGCGTCATGTCGAGACCGTGGTCTTCCACGGCCTCGCCACCGAGTATGTGGCGTTCCTCAAGTACCGCAACAGCGCCGCGGAGCAGCCCGTAACGGCGACCGTCACGATGGACCGGAAGCAACACACCTATGATATGCGGACCGGGCAGTACCTGGGCTACGTGTCGGAGTGGCAGACACAGTTCACGCCGGCGCGGGCCAAGCTCTTCGCCCGGCTGCCGTACGAGGTGAAGGGTCTCACGGCCAGCGCCCGCGTGACAGCGGGCGGTCCGGGACGTCCCGCCCCAGGCGGTCAAGTCGGGCCGACGGTGGACTGCGCCATGCAGCTTGTCCAGACGGGCTCGGCAGGGGCGCAAGTGATCCAGGTACAGGTCTTCGGGCCGGACGGCCAGGAGCGACGCGAGTACGGGCGCAACGTGTGGACCAAGGGCTCCAGCCAGCCCAAGGAGGACGGGACGGCGACCTGCCAGATACAGTTCGCCCTCAATGACCCGCCCGGGCAGTGGAAGATCGTCGCCCGCGATACCATCAGCCACAAGACGGCCGCGGCGATGTTCAAGCTACCGTAG
- a CDS encoding DUF4838 domain-containing protein, with product MRVLCALLVFVAVVPAAAASFPVLSDAGQAVIVVQKDADKEAKQAVEDLALYLKRATGKDFRTVSERAYDVNMGLPIYVGWTVATNRALGTKLRRLDRDAYLVSITPERIMLAGPQPWSTYWAVCQFLEDVVGVRWLIPGPLGEDVPQCQTILAPVGERTYTPVVLSRLWSGAHHGGVWNLRQRIHGRYNFHHNLLNIFTVEKYWAMHPEYFPIHGTERYKPGGKDDNSWQPCMGIEGTVQVAADAAREAFRNDPSLESFSYGMNDGGGWCECPACKAIDKPMPSWHGFSGDKSVLFYTWLNRIAANLEQDYPDKKLGCLAYSAAILPPPGMKLHRNIIPYFTSNRADYFDPAFRAQDQQLVKWWSQHTTQMGIYDYAYGVGFAVPRIYNHLFQQAVQYAVAHKVRGFYAEVYPNWGLDGPKLYVMSRIVWNPKVSVDALTADWNERMFREAAAPMKRYFKLAEDAWAHQQGHGAWAYRLAGDPAQFAIFPPKIMAEMTACLDEAAKLAQSDLVKQRIQFFRKTWELTLILGTNYWAGAQVQELIEKQAPMEQIAQAMREMADHVSTVDGDKVMRELTAKDPVAYFPPLAGWFEPLKGGAETNATRYFACTVANDAVALARKEGKLNGPQIRANVDRRVSDIFGQGGSEKYRATVARLRDMALKVGCAAKADGPMKVDGVLDEPIWQRADVLTDFIVWGSSQPSEFVTKVRLVHDGKSLVVGLECPQDTSSLVVQAAPRDGNTWKDDSVEIFVNKGMEAQPYAQFILNAAGAFFDQYDTDGSGDYAAHLAKNFNASWAAKVYPDKWTGEVRIPLDELGIKPAPDTLIRMNFVRNAHQGKETRISAWFSSLRAHADPLSRGWILFE from the coding sequence ATGCGTGTGCTCTGTGCGCTGCTCGTTTTCGTCGCGGTCGTGCCGGCGGCGGCCGCCTCGTTCCCGGTGCTCAGTGATGCCGGCCAGGCAGTGATCGTCGTCCAGAAGGACGCCGACAAGGAAGCCAAACAGGCCGTCGAAGACCTGGCCCTGTACCTCAAGCGCGCCACCGGCAAGGACTTCCGGACGGTGTCCGAACGCGCGTATGACGTGAACATGGGCCTGCCGATCTACGTCGGCTGGACCGTGGCCACCAACCGCGCCCTGGGGACGAAGCTACGCCGGCTGGACCGCGATGCCTACCTCGTCTCCATCACGCCCGAGCGGATCATGCTGGCCGGGCCGCAGCCCTGGAGCACGTACTGGGCCGTCTGCCAGTTCCTCGAGGACGTCGTCGGCGTGCGCTGGCTCATCCCCGGGCCGCTGGGTGAGGATGTGCCGCAGTGCCAGACGATCCTGGCCCCGGTGGGGGAGAGGACCTACACCCCCGTCGTGCTCTCCCGCCTGTGGAGCGGGGCGCACCACGGCGGCGTGTGGAACCTCCGCCAGCGCATCCACGGCCGCTACAACTTCCACCACAACCTGCTGAACATCTTCACCGTTGAGAAGTACTGGGCCATGCACCCGGAGTACTTCCCGATCCACGGCACGGAGCGCTACAAGCCCGGCGGCAAGGACGACAATAGCTGGCAGCCGTGCATGGGCATCGAGGGCACCGTGCAGGTGGCCGCCGACGCCGCCCGCGAGGCCTTCCGCAACGATCCGAGCCTCGAGTCGTTCTCGTACGGGATGAACGACGGCGGCGGCTGGTGCGAATGCCCCGCCTGCAAGGCCATTGACAAGCCCATGCCCTCCTGGCACGGCTTCTCGGGCGACAAGTCCGTGCTCTTCTATACCTGGCTCAACCGCATCGCGGCGAACCTGGAGCAGGACTACCCGGACAAGAAGCTCGGCTGCCTGGCGTACTCCGCGGCCATTCTACCCCCGCCGGGCATGAAGCTGCACCGCAACATCATCCCGTACTTCACCAGCAACCGCGCCGACTACTTCGACCCGGCTTTCCGCGCCCAGGACCAGCAACTCGTCAAGTGGTGGTCGCAGCACACCACGCAGATGGGCATCTATGACTACGCCTACGGCGTGGGCTTCGCGGTCCCGCGCATCTACAACCACCTCTTCCAGCAGGCGGTACAGTATGCCGTGGCCCACAAGGTCCGCGGCTTCTACGCCGAGGTCTACCCCAACTGGGGCCTGGACGGGCCCAAGCTATATGTCATGTCGCGGATCGTCTGGAACCCCAAGGTCAGCGTGGACGCCCTGACCGCCGACTGGAATGAGCGCATGTTCCGCGAAGCGGCCGCGCCCATGAAGCGGTACTTCAAGCTGGCCGAGGACGCCTGGGCCCACCAGCAGGGCCACGGCGCGTGGGCCTATCGCCTCGCCGGCGACCCGGCGCAGTTCGCCATCTTCCCCCCGAAGATCATGGCCGAGATGACCGCCTGCCTGGACGAGGCGGCGAAGCTCGCCCAGAGCGACCTGGTCAAGCAGCGGATCCAGTTCTTCCGCAAGACGTGGGAACTCACGCTGATCCTCGGGACGAACTACTGGGCCGGGGCGCAGGTGCAGGAGCTGATCGAGAAGCAGGCGCCGATGGAGCAGATCGCTCAGGCCATGCGCGAGATGGCCGATCATGTCTCCACCGTGGATGGCGACAAGGTCATGCGCGAACTCACCGCCAAGGACCCCGTCGCCTACTTCCCGCCCCTCGCCGGCTGGTTTGAGCCGCTCAAGGGCGGCGCCGAGACCAACGCCACCCGCTACTTCGCCTGCACGGTGGCCAATGACGCGGTGGCGCTCGCCCGCAAGGAGGGCAAGCTCAACGGACCGCAGATCCGCGCCAACGTGGATCGCCGGGTGTCGGATATCTTCGGCCAGGGCGGCTCGGAGAAGTACCGGGCCACGGTGGCCCGGCTCCGCGACATGGCCCTGAAGGTCGGCTGCGCGGCGAAGGCTGACGGCCCGATGAAGGTGGACGGGGTGCTGGACGAACCCATCTGGCAGCGGGCCGATGTGCTGACCGACTTTATTGTCTGGGGCAGCAGCCAGCCCTCCGAGTTCGTCACGAAGGTCCGCCTCGTGCACGACGGCAAGAGCCTGGTCGTGGGCCTGGAATGCCCGCAGGACACCAGCAGCCTGGTCGTCCAGGCGGCCCCGCGCGACGGCAACACCTGGAAGGACGACTCCGTCGAGATCTTCGTCAACAAGGGCATGGAGGCCCAGCCGTACGCCCAGTTCATCCTCAACGCCGCCGGGGCGTTCTTCGACCAGTACGACACCGACGGCAGCGGGGACTACGCCGCCCATCTCGCCAAGAACTTCAACGCCTCCTGGGCTGCGAAGGTCTACCCCGACAAGTGGACCGGCGAGGTGCGCATTCCGCTGGACGAACTGGGCATCAAGCCCGCGCCGGACACGCTGATCCGCATGAACTTCGTCCGCAACGCGCACCAGGGCAAGGAGACCCGCATCTCCGCCTGGTTCTCCAGCCTCCGCGCCCACGCCGACCCGCTGAGCCGGGGGTGGATACTGTTTGAGTGA